A window from Carassius gibelio isolate Cgi1373 ecotype wild population from Czech Republic chromosome B3, carGib1.2-hapl.c, whole genome shotgun sequence encodes these proteins:
- the LOC127952703 gene encoding fibroin heavy chain-like, whose translation MTARVCFSLTAVFLCLFGYLSITHAIQRRTTVDGFCPARLTVVPSHRGCSSDEDCPGGHKCCRFDCGPVCVLPVFMKPGQCPIPEMIPLCAKSCFHDGQCPDTQKCCPTTGGFACSEPRGQERGQASCQGSGSGQGAGQGSGYGQGAGAGQGSGYGQGAGAGQGSGIGLGQGSGYGQGSGYGQGAGAGQGSGIGSGQGSGYGQGSGQGSGYGQGAGAGQGSGYGQGAGAGQGSGIGLGQGSGYGQGSGQGSGYGQGAGAGQGSGIGSGQGSGYGQGAGAGQGSGYGQGAGAGQGSGYGQGAGAGQGSGYGQGSGQGSGYGQGSGQGSGYGQGAGAGQGSGYGQGAGAGQGSGAGQGSGQGSGYGQGAGAGQGSGYGQGSGQGSGYGQGAGAGQGSGYGQGAGAGQGSGYGQGAGAGQGSGYGQGAGAGQGSGAGQGSGQGSGYGQGAGAGQGSGYGQGAGAGQGSGYGQGAGAGQGSGAGQGSGAGQGSGAGQGSGQGAGAGQGSGAGQGAGAGQGSGAGQGSGQGAGAGQGSGQGAGAGQGSGQGAEAGQGSGAGQGSGQGAGAGQGSGQGAGAGQGSGAGQGSGQGAGAGQGSGAGQGSGQGAGAGQGSGAGQGSGQGAGAGQGSGAGQGSGQASGAGQGSGAGQGSGQGAGTGQGSGAGQGAGAGQGSGAGQGAGAGQGSGAGQGSSQGAGAGQGSGAGQGSGQGAGAGQGSGAGQGSGQGAGAGQGSGAGQGSGQGAGAGQGAGTGQGSGQGSGAGQGAGAGQGNGAGQGAGAGQGSGQGSGAGQGSGQGAGAGQGSGAGQGAGAGQGSGAGQGSGAGQGAGAGHGAGQGAGAGHGAGQGAGAGQGSGQGAGAGQGSGQGAGAGQGSGAGQGSGQGAGAGQGSGAGQGSGQGTGAGQGSGQGTGAGQGSGTGQGSGQASGAGQGSGHGAGASQGSGAGQGAGAGQGSGAGQGAGAGQGSGAGQGSGQGAGAGQGSGAGQGSGQGAGAGQGSGAGQGSGQGAGAGQGSGAGQGSGQGAGAGQGSGAGQGSGQGAGAGQGSGAGQGSGQGAGAGQGSGAGQGSGQGAGAGQGSGAGQGSGQGAGAGQGSGAGQGSGQGAGAGQGSGAGQGSGQGAGAGQGSGAGQGSGAGQGSGQGAGAGQGSGQGAGAGQGSGQGAGAGQGSGQGAGAGQGSGAGQGSGAGQGSGHGSGAGQGSGHGSGAGQGSGHGSGAGQGSGHGRGAGQGAGAGEGAAQGSGQGAGHGSGAGQGCGRGNCHGCGQGQCCGQGHVNGNLA comes from the exons ATGACGGCTCGAGTGTGTTTCTCGTTGACTGctgtttttttgtgtctgttcggatacttgagcataactcatgctattcaaagacgaaccacag TGGACGGTTTCTGTCCGGCGAGGCTGACGGTCGTGCCGTCCCATCGAGGGtgttcctctgatgaagactgccctggagggcacaaatgctgtcgatttgactgtgggcctgtttgcgtgctgcccgttttca tgaagccgggtcagtgtcccATACCGGAAATGATTCCACTGTGTGCtaaaagctgtttccatgatggccagtgtcctgacacacagaaatgttgcccaaccaccggtggctttgcatgcagtgaaccacGTGGTCAGGAAAGAGGTCAGGCAAGTTGTCAAGGAAGCGGCtctggtcagggcgccggacagggaagcggttatggccagggcgccggagcgggacagggaagcggttatggccagggcgccggagcgggacagggtagcggcattggtttgggccagggaagcggttatggccagggaagcggttatggccagggtgcaggagcgggacagggaagcggcattggttcgggacagggaagcggttatggccagggaagtggccagggaagcggttatggccagggtgcaggagcgggacagggaagcggttatggccagggcgccggagcgggacagggtagcggcattggtttgggacagggaagcggttatggccagggaagtggccagggaagcggttatggccagggcgccggagcgggacagggaagcggcattggttcgggacagggaagcggttatggccagggcgccggagcgggacagggaagcggttatggccagggcgccggagcgggacagggaagcggttatggccagggcgccggagcgggacagggaagcggttatggccagggaagtggccagggaagcggttatggccagggaagtggccagggaagcggttatggccagggtgcaggagcgggacagggaagcggttatggccagggcgccggagcgggacagggaagcggagctggtcagggaagtggccagggaagcggttatggccagggcgccggagcgggacagggaagcggttatggccagggaagtggccagggaagcggttatggccagggtgcaggagcgggacagggaagcggttatggccagggtgcaggagcgggacagggaagcggttatggtcagggcgccggagcgggacagggaagcggttatggccagggcgccggagcgggacagggaagcggagctggtcagggaagtggccagggaagcggttatggccagggcgccggagcgggacagggaagcggttatggccagggcgccggagcgggacagggaagcggttatggccagggcgccggagcgggacagggaagcggcgctggacagggaagcggagctggacagggaagcggagctggacagggaagtggccagggcgctggagctggtcagggaagcggggctggtcagggcgctggagctggtcagggaagcggagctggacagggaagcggtcagggcgctggagctggacagggaagcggtcagggcgctggagctggacagggaagcggtcagggcgctgaagctggacagggaagcggagctggacagggaagtggtcagggtgctggagctggacagggaagtggtcagggcgctggagctggacagggaagcggagctggacagggaagtggtcagggcgctggagctggacagggaagcggagctggacagggaagtggtcagggcgctggagctggacagggaagcggagctggacagggaagtggtcagggcgctggagctggtcagggaagcggagctggacagggaagtggccaggcaagcggagctggacagggaagcggagctggacagggaagtggccagggcgctggaactggtcagggaagcggggctggtcagggcgctggagctggtcagggaagcggggctggtcagggcgctggagctggtcagggaagcggggctggacagggaagcagtcagggcgctggagctggacagggaagcggagctggacagggaagcggccagggcgctggagctggacagggaagcggagctggacagggaagcggccagggcgctggagctggacagggaagcggagctggacagggaagcggccagggcgctggagctggtcagggcgctggaactggtcagggaagtggacagggaagcggagcaggtcagggcgctggagctggccaGGGAaacggagctggtcagggcgctggagctggtcagggaagtggacagggaagcggagctggacagggaagtggccagggcgctggagctggtcagggaagcggggctggtcagggcgctggggctggtcagggaagcggagctggtcagggaagcggagctggacagggcgctggagctggtcatggagctggacagggcgctggagctggtcatggagctggacagggcgctggagctggacagggaagcggtcagggcgctggagctggacagggaagcggtcagggcgctggagctggacagggaagcggagctggacagggaagtggtcagggcgctggagctggacagggaagcggagctggacagggaagtggtcagggtactggagctggacagggaagtggtcagggtactggagctggtcagggaagcggaactggacagggaagtggccaggcaagcggagctggacagggaagtggccacggCGCTGGAGCTAGTCAGGGAAgtggggctggtcagggcgctggagctggtcagggaagcggggctggtcagggcgctggagctggtcagggaagcggggctggacagggaagcggtcagggcgctggagctggacagggaagcggggctggacagggaagcggtcagggcgctggagctggacagggaagcggagctggacagggaagcggccagggcgctggagctggacagggaagcggagctggacagggaagcggccagggcgctggagctggacagggaagcggagctggacagggaagcggccagggcgctggagctggacagggaagcggagctggacagggaagcggccagggcgctggagctggacagggaagcggagctggacagggaagcggccagggcgctggagctggacagggaagcggagctggacagggaagcggtcagggcgctggagctggacagggaagcggagctggacagggaagcggtcagggcgctggagctggacagggaagcggagctggacagggaagcggtcagggcgctggagctggacagggaagcggagctggacagggaagcggagctggacagggaagcggtcagggcgctggagctggacagggaagcggtcagggcgctggagctggacagggaagcggtcagggcgctggagctggacagggaagcggtcagggcgctggagctggacagggaagcggagctggacagggaagcggagctggacagggaagcggccatggaagcggagctggacagggaagcggccatggaagcggagctggacagggaagcggccatggaagcggagctggacagggaagcggccatggaagAGGAGCTGGTCAAGGCGCAGGAGCTGGTGAGGGCGCTgctcagggaagcggccagggcgcagGACATGGCAGCGGTGCTGGACAGGGATGCGGCCGAGGGAATTGTCATGGATGTGGCCAAGGTCAATGTTGTGGTCAGGGACATGTTAATGGTAATTTAGCATAA